Genomic DNA from Triticum aestivum cultivar Chinese Spring unplaced genomic scaffold, IWGSC CS RefSeq v2.1 scaffold1A_scf_5, whole genome shotgun sequence:
ACATGCTGCCATGTCATTCTCCAGCATCTTTAATAAGATTTGGACAACATTTACTCCTAAATTTATAACTGTGGGCAGCAAAAACCTGCAGCATGAATTAATTTACTGAGGTTTTGTGTATGAATTCAATTTAGTTAGGTGGGTTTCAGCAACTTTTGTACTCAAAACTAGTTCTTATAAACCTTGCTTTTGCAGCCGGACACTGAAACTGCTGATGGTATCACTTCGCTGTTGTCTGCTGTTGCTGCTGGTTCCCTCCCATGCTTGGAGGTTCTAATCCAGGTACATGATTGGACGAGTAAAGGATTTGTTTGATTTGGTTCATTTTCGTCACATAGATGTCATTGCTTATTTTTGGTTACTGGATGCTCTGTTTTCCCTGTTAGACAATGTTGTTTGTGCCTTGGGAATTTGGCAAACATGCACATGAATTGGAAATAAGTATAATATTTCTTTATTACTGCAATGCAAGTGGTAATGTGTATACAAGCGTACAAAGTCGAAGGAAAAGATTCAAATGTTTATTCTAGTTTTATTGTTGCCATTTTACTTCTGTTTCTGCATTGATATAGTAATACACAACATTGTTTTATATATTTGTTTAATAATTAACTTAATAATGTGCAACATAGGCAGGTGCAAACCCAAATGTCACTGCTGGTGGAGCAACCCCATTGCATATCGCTGCAGACAGTGGAAATCTTGAAATGATCAAATGTTTGCTTCAAGCTGGAGGTGACCCAAATACCTCTGACGATGTAAGTCACCATGTCTGAGTACTTCATGTAACTTGCCAAGTGTGGTGATGCCATAATTTATTTTATTCATAGTACCCATCGTGTGTAATCATGGTGACTCTGCATTCATTTTAGCTAGACCGTCCAATTGCCTTTGACTGTCTTATTTATGCAGACAAAAGTGTGGAAAATAGTAATATTCCATTTCTAAACTTATTCTTCCTGGGTAGTAGTTATTTAAAGCAACATTGCCTAAACCAGTGAATCTAACTGTTGATTACcttttccttctttctttcctGCAGGATGGATTTAAGCCAATAGAGGTTGCTGCTTTAAGGGATAACCTTGAAGTCGTTGAACATCTTTTACCATTGACATCTCCAATCCCAGGTGTCTCGAATTGGACTGTTGATGGTATAGTAAAATACGTGTCATCTAAAATGGAAGAGGAAAAGGTGCCACTTGAACTTTTTATATCCTCGTATGTTCATGAAACCTCTTTACTTTGCAAATTCTGTCAACTTTGACATCTGCATACATTCTACAGGCGCAAGAAAATGAGTCAGCCAGTTTACAGAGACGACAACCCGTTGAGGTGCGCCATTATCGTATATGCTTTTTTTATAAAAATTAAGGAATCTAGTATCTATTATAATAATAGTCGACTTGAAAAATTCAACTGTTGATTTTCACTGCACAAGTTTTACTCGCCTAAACAAATGCCATGCAGGTGTCACCTGAGGCGAAAAAGAGATCATTGGAAGCCAAATCGAGAGGTGATGATGCATTCAGAAGAAAAGACTTCCTAGTAGCAGTGGATGCATATACACAGGTAAGAATCGTTTTTTTCGAAAGCTCTTGTGGTGGACAAAAAGTAGATGACTAGAACTTTAGTTGTAAGTTCACATGCCATCTCGGTATGGATGCAATCCCAAGCTAGCCAGCTTTCATTTATCAAGTGTTGTAAGTTTAGTAGATTATATTACCTCCATCCCAAattagttgtcttagatttgtctagatacagacgtatctaacactaaaacgcgTCTAGATAcgtccatatctagacaaatctaagacaactaattcgggacggagggagtactacattgaGAGTCATCACAACTGAACGGAACTGCATTTCAGGCCATTGAATTCGACCCGAATGACCCCGCGTTGCTTTCGAACAGAAGCCTTTGTTGGCTGCGGGCAGGGCAAGGTGAGCGTGCCCTGGAGGACGCGAGAGCATGCCGAGCACTGAAACCAGACTGGGCGAAAGCTTGCTTCAGGGAAGGCGCCGCGCTGCGCCTTCTGCAAGTTTGTCACAGAGAAGCACAGCAACTGGACACTTGTTCCCTGCTGTCcttgtttctttttctctttgcGCGGCTACATAAGCATACCTGATGACTCAAGACTACTCTTGTTGTGTTGTGTGGCTACACCGACAGAGGTTCGAGGAAGCCGCGAATGCGTTCTACGAGGGGGTGCAGCTCGAGCCGGAGAACAAAGAGCTCGTGAAGGCATTCAGGTagtaaaaaagagaggaaaaaacgTGTACCAGTCGAAAATGACGGAGGAACTTCTATGCTCTGCTTTTGTTTTACTCATTCGTGTTTGTCGGTCGTGACGACAGGGAAGCTGTTGAGGACGGGAGGAAGTTCCACTCGGCAAACAAGCCAACAACAAACGGAACAAAGTCAGAATGAGGATGGCGGCGATGAACTGAACAAAGCCGTGCTAGTATCAAAAGCTTGTATGAGTATCTCCGTGGAATCGCATTGGAGATTCGTTTTA
This window encodes:
- the LOC123172032 gene encoding 26S proteasome non-ATPase regulatory subunit 10-like isoform X3, with amino-acid sequence MADAADALSARSKVQGFLEAACSGDLEALRKFGSALDEEGKGAAAVAAGVRDANKRTALHFAAREGQTEVCKFLVEQLRLPVDPKDDDGETPLIHAARQGRLETVEYLLGRGADPSVASNMGATALHHAAGIGHIEIMKILLGKGVDVESESESGTPLVWAAGHGQQDAVKLLLEHNAKPDTETADGITSLLSAVAAGSLPCLEVLIQAGANPNVTAGGATPLHIAADSGNLEMIKCLLQAGGDPNTSDDDGFKPIEVAALRDNLEVVEHLLPLTSPIPGVSNWTVDGIVKYVSSKMEEEKAQENESASLQRRQPVEVSPEAKKRSLEAKSRGDDAFRRKDFLVAVDAYTQKPLLAAGRARGSRKPRMRSTRGCSSSRRTKSS
- the LOC123172032 gene encoding ankyrin repeat, PH and SEC7 domain containing protein secG-like isoform X2; the encoded protein is MADAADALSARSKVQGFLEAACSGDLEALRKFGSALDEEGKGAAAVAAGVRDANKRTALHFAAREGQTEVCKFLVEQLRLPVDPKDDDGETPLIHAARQGRLETVEYLLGRGADPSVASNMGATALHHAAGIGHIEIMKILLGKGVDVESESESGTPLVWAAGHGQQDAVKLLLEHNAKPDTETADGITSLLSAVAAGSLPCLEVLIQAGANPNVTAGGATPLHIAADSGNLEMIKCLLQAGGDPNTSDDDGFKPIEVAALRDNLEVVEHLLPLTSPIPGVSNWTVDGIVKYVSSKMEEEKAQENESASLQRRQPVEVSPEAKKRSLEAKSRGDDAFRRKDFLVAVDAYTQAIEFDPNDPALLSNRSLCWLRAGQEVRGSRECVLRGGAARAGEQRAREGIQGSC
- the LOC123172032 gene encoding inversin-B-like isoform X1, which encodes MADAADALSARSKVQGFLEAACSGDLEALRKFGSALDEEGKGAAAVAAGVRDANKRTALHFAAREGQTEVCKFLVEQLRLPVDPKDDDGETPLIHAARQGRLETVEYLLGRGADPSVASNMGATALHHAAGIGHIEIMKILLGKGVDVESESESGTPLVWAAGHGQQDAVKLLLEHNAKPDTETADGITSLLSAVAAGSLPCLEVLIQAGANPNVTAGGATPLHIAADSGNLEMIKCLLQAGGDPNTSDDDGFKPIEVAALRDNLEVVEHLLPLTSPIPGVSNWTVDGIVKYVSSKMEEEKAQENESASLQRRQPVEVSPEAKKRSLEAKSRGDDAFRRKDFLVAVDAYTQAIEFDPNDPALLSNRSLCWLRAGQGERALEDARACRALKPDWAKACFREGAALRLLQRFEEAANAFYEGVQLEPENKELVKAFREAVEDGRKFHSANKPTTNGTKSE